In Bacillus sp. NP247, one DNA window encodes the following:
- a CDS encoding lipoprotein BA_5634 family protein, which produces MKKLVGIGLAAAISFGALSGCSLLGEKANGFVLYGTEEQVQQIADKNKKEVKEKDVYKMKLTTLEDKKVLVMDKKTGEELVKKELLQKVDEKDDTKSLDKLPAVTAEQGVLFAKNKIENATIDGAKLKYEGNTIIGSGRAYADMFAIVDDATYSNVKGEEKSVGVLKFDKDPSKEFPGKNGVEGAQLVKIKK; this is translated from the coding sequence ATGAAAAAATTAGTAGGAATCGGGTTAGCAGCAGCAATTTCATTCGGAGCATTATCAGGTTGTTCTTTATTAGGAGAAAAAGCGAACGGCTTTGTATTATACGGAACAGAAGAGCAAGTTCAGCAAATTGCAGATAAAAATAAAAAAGAAGTAAAAGAAAAAGATGTATACAAAATGAAGCTTACAACGCTAGAAGATAAAAAAGTTCTTGTAATGGATAAGAAAACTGGTGAAGAACTTGTTAAGAAAGAATTACTACAAAAAGTTGATGAAAAAGACGACACGAAATCACTTGATAAATTACCAGCTGTAACAGCAGAACAAGGCGTGTTATTCGCAAAAAATAAAATAGAGAATGCTACAATTGATGGCGCGAAATTAAAATATGAAGGTAACACAATTATCGGTAGTGGCCGTGCATATGCAGATATGTTCGCGATTGTTGATGATGCAACTTACAGCAATGTAAAAGGTGAAGAAAAATCTGTGGGTGTATTAAAATTTGATAAAGACCCTAGTAAAGAATTCCCTGGAAAAAATGGTGTAGAAGGAGCACAACTTGTAAAAATTAAGAAATAA
- a CDS encoding FeoB-associated Cys-rich membrane protein, whose protein sequence is MMVNIIIGAIIFGYAAYTLVNFVKRSKKGKCAACSLNKSCQSQTCSPDMEQIAHK, encoded by the coding sequence GTGATGGTCAATATTATAATTGGAGCTATCATTTTTGGTTATGCAGCATATACGTTAGTTAATTTTGTAAAGAGAAGTAAAAAAGGCAAATGTGCAGCATGCTCTTTAAATAAGTCATGTCAGTCGCAAACTTGTAGTCCAGATATGGAGCAAATTGCTCATAAATAG
- a CDS encoding DUF350 domain-containing protein: MTWTNVLAMLVWTGASAVLLFAIMWVDSIFTKYNDLKEIKNGNTAVTTRFVMKLFAQGYILSQSITKANDLWQALLASAVSFVILLVVEMFIEFVLRKMAGLDLEEGTKEGSVAHAMLAGSLHIVGALILGACL; this comes from the coding sequence ATGACGTGGACGAATGTTTTAGCCATGCTTGTATGGACTGGAGCAAGTGCGGTACTTTTATTTGCAATTATGTGGGTTGATTCGATTTTTACAAAATACAATGATTTAAAAGAAATAAAAAACGGGAATACAGCTGTAACAACTCGTTTCGTTATGAAATTATTTGCGCAAGGTTATATTTTATCCCAATCGATTACGAAAGCGAATGATTTATGGCAGGCACTTCTTGCTTCAGCAGTTTCTTTCGTTATTTTATTAGTTGTAGAAATGTTTATTGAATTTGTTTTAAGAAAAATGGCAGGTCTTGATTTAGAAGAAGGAACGAAAGAAGGCAGCGTAGCACATGCGATGTTAGCTGGTTCATTACATATTGTTGGTGCACTTATTTTAGGTGCTTGTTTATAA
- a CDS encoding PspA/IM30 family protein, with the protein MSVFKRLRDLTMSNVYSLIEKAEDPVKMTDQYLRDMQADVQEAEKSVAAQIALEKKFKLLFEEQEALVKKREEQAHMAVQASNLDLARRALEEKQNAEQKMNEYKVSYEQNKAAADNLRAKLEEMRKQLTELKNKRETLVARVNAAKAQKNINQAMSGFDSNTAKAGLSRMEEKALQLEAEAEASGEIYKKEKSLDDEFASLNKNSAVDDELARIMKQYEK; encoded by the coding sequence ATGTCTGTATTTAAACGATTAAGAGATTTAACAATGTCGAATGTGTATTCATTAATTGAAAAAGCTGAAGATCCGGTTAAGATGACGGATCAATATTTACGCGATATGCAAGCGGATGTACAAGAAGCTGAGAAAAGTGTAGCGGCTCAAATCGCACTTGAGAAAAAGTTCAAATTATTATTTGAAGAGCAAGAAGCACTTGTGAAAAAGCGTGAAGAACAAGCTCATATGGCTGTTCAAGCTAGTAACTTAGATCTTGCGCGCCGTGCGTTAGAAGAAAAACAGAATGCAGAGCAAAAGATGAATGAATATAAAGTGAGCTATGAGCAAAATAAAGCTGCTGCTGATAACCTTCGTGCGAAGTTAGAAGAAATGCGTAAGCAATTAACAGAGCTGAAAAACAAACGTGAAACACTTGTAGCACGTGTAAATGCAGCGAAAGCACAAAAGAATATTAATCAGGCGATGTCTGGATTTGACTCAAATACAGCAAAAGCTGGTTTAAGCCGTATGGAAGAGAAAGCTCTTCAATTAGAGGCTGAAGCAGAAGCAAGCGGTGAAATTTACAAGAAAGAAAAATCATTAGACGATGAATTCGCAAGCTTAAACAAAAATTCTGCTGTTGACGATGAATTAGCTCGTATTATGAAGCAGTATGAGAAATAA
- a CDS encoding DUF4247 domain-containing protein codes for MSNRLFTMIKSFVIPILAIVTLLVIAGYALSGCQSGQAKSIQDRYPLESVAKEGKQESYVYRAANRSVPEVAKELIAERKPKQASKEDENQMFLVYSDKMYNLQKDKEKPSDTLIEISNEEFVRQNYQPSFLQGYIMGSILNDIFGSRKSSYGDYRGYNDRQNHKPVIPERPPTKEEKKTPPPITKEGKGSIIKRGDNVDPKSSVGDKGSITEKGSNTTPPPSTGSKGKITKTPDGSSGSDVKPKSSIKTPPKNTSPPKTRVGGSGKISKRR; via the coding sequence ATGTCAAACCGATTGTTTACCATGATTAAATCGTTCGTAATCCCTATACTTGCTATCGTTACATTACTTGTTATTGCTGGTTATGCTTTATCAGGCTGTCAAAGTGGTCAAGCGAAGTCAATTCAAGACCGTTATCCGCTTGAGTCTGTCGCAAAAGAAGGTAAACAAGAATCTTACGTGTATAGGGCCGCCAATCGGTCAGTTCCTGAAGTCGCAAAGGAACTTATAGCCGAAAGGAAACCGAAGCAAGCATCTAAAGAAGACGAAAATCAAATGTTCCTCGTTTATTCTGATAAAATGTATAATCTTCAAAAGGATAAAGAGAAACCATCTGATACGCTAATTGAAATAAGTAATGAAGAATTTGTTCGTCAAAATTACCAACCATCCTTCTTACAAGGATATATTATGGGGAGTATATTAAACGATATATTCGGTTCACGGAAATCATCATACGGTGATTATCGCGGATATAACGATAGACAAAATCATAAACCGGTTATCCCGGAAAGACCACCTACGAAAGAAGAAAAGAAAACCCCGCCTCCAATTACGAAGGAAGGGAAAGGATCTATCATTAAGCGAGGAGATAATGTAGATCCGAAATCATCAGTAGGTGATAAGGGAAGTATTACTGAAAAAGGAAGTAATACGACGCCTCCACCTTCTACCGGAAGCAAAGGGAAAATTACGAAAACGCCAGATGGATCGAGCGGATCTGATGTGAAGCCGAAATCATCCATTAAAACTCCGCCAAAGAATACGTCTCCCCCGAAAACGAGGGTTGGCGGTTCAGGGAAAATTTCGAAAAGAAGATAG
- a CDS encoding DUF4178 domain-containing protein, producing the protein MSLFKRIKNIMKSPEPPKPEKSLLTLAPGDMIEVSLVMYELTGKTSMHSRKEIVLTLQDGKDIRYLKIEDRENTYYKLYTPIDGRLDSIDEIPTTIEMDDTEYHMEEQYNGRVVVMGKTPFAASEEQHVWEFQSDNRKLLRIEWQNGRTMMYEGETIIPADVQIIRAT; encoded by the coding sequence GTGAGCTTATTTAAACGTATTAAAAATATAATGAAAAGCCCGGAACCGCCGAAACCAGAAAAAAGTCTTTTAACGTTAGCTCCTGGCGATATGATCGAAGTTTCGTTAGTAATGTACGAATTAACTGGGAAAACGAGTATGCATTCTCGTAAGGAGATTGTTTTAACCCTGCAGGACGGGAAAGATATTCGCTATTTAAAAATTGAAGACCGTGAAAATACGTATTACAAATTATATACACCGATTGATGGTCGTTTAGATTCAATTGATGAAATTCCGACGACAATTGAAATGGATGATACAGAGTACCATATGGAAGAGCAATATAATGGACGTGTTGTTGTCATGGGGAAAACACCATTCGCTGCTTCAGAAGAACAGCACGTATGGGAATTCCAATCTGATAACCGAAAATTATTACGTATTGAATGGCAGAATGGTCGCACAATGATGTATGAGGGAGAAACAATTATTCCTGCTGATGTACAAATTATAAGAGCAACATAA